A stretch of DNA from Mycobacteriales bacterium:
GGCGCCGGCAGGCGAGGTACGACGCCCGCAGGGCCGGATCGACGATGCCGGCCGCGTCCAGCGCGTTCACGTGCGCGGCCGCGTCGAGCGAAAGATGCTCATCCGCCGACGATCCGCTCGGCGGCGAGCCGGCCGCTGACGAGCACCATCGGTACGCCGATGCCCGGCTGGGTCCCCGACCCGGCCAGCACCACGTTGTCGAGCAGCAGGTTGCCCGGCCGGAACGGCCCGGTCTGGCGGAACGTGTGCGCTGCCCCGAACGGCGAGCCCGCCGCAAGCCCCTGCCGCTGCCAGTCGGCCGGCGTCACCGCACGAGAAACCTCGACGGCGTCGGAAAAACCCACGTAGCCCAGCGCCCCGAGCCGGCCCACGACCTCCTCGCGGAACCGCGGCCCGATGACGTCCCAGTCGACCTGCCCGTCGAGGTGCGGTACTGGCACCAGCACGTAGTAGGCCTGCCTGCCCGCGGGCGCGAGTGACGGGTCGGTGCGGGTCGGGTTGGTGACCAGCAGCGACGGGTCCGCCGGCAGCCGGCGCCGCCGGATGAGCTCGTCGAACGTCGAGCGCCAGGCGCGACCGAAGTGCACGTTGTGGTGCGCGATGCGGGAGTAGGCCGCGGACGAGCCGACGTGCAGCAGGAAGCAGGAGGGGGAGTGGCGCAGCCGCCGCGGCCGCTCGGCGGCCGCCGGCAACAGGTCGCGCACCGCGGCCGGCCGGTCGCCCGCCAGCACCACGACGTCGGCCGGGAAGCGCCGCCCGTCGGTCGTGTGCACGGCGACCGCCCGCCCGCCGCGCACCTCGACCTGCGTCACGGCACAGCCGAAGTGCAGGTCGGCCCCGTGCTTGGCCGCCGCACCGGCCAGCGCCTCGGGCACCGCGTGGATCCCGCCGGCGGGAAACCAGACGCCCTCGACGGTGTCCATGTAGGAGATGACCGCGTAGAGGGCGAGCGCCTCGAACGGCGACACCCCGGCGTACAGCGCCTGGAACGAGAACAGCCGCCGGGTCCGTGGATCGTGCAGGTACGACGCCACCTTCGGCGCCAGCCGCCGGAAGCCGCCCAGCGCCACCAGCCGCGCCAGGTCCGGCACCAGCAGGGACAGCGGCGAGTCGAGATTGCGGTCGATGAACGTCCGCATCTCCACGTCGTACAGCCGGCGGGTGAAGTCGACGAACCGGCGGAAGCCGTTTGCCTCGCTCGGGCCGCAGAGCTGCGCGATCTCGGCGGCCGTCTCCTCGACCGATGCCCGGACGTCGAGCGTGCTGCCGTCGGGGTAGTGCGCCCGGTAGGCCGGGTCCAGCCGGCGCAGCTCCAGCCAGTCGTCGAGCCGCTCGCCGACGCAGCCGAGCGCGTCGGCGACGAGCCCCGGCATCGTCAACACGGTCGGTCCGGTGTCGAACCGGTAGCCGTCGATCTCCAGCCGACCGGCCCGCCCGCCCGGCGCCTCGCCGCGCTCGAGGATCGTCACCTCGCGACCCGCGCCGAGCAGCCGGAGGGCCGCGGACAGCCCGCCGAGACCGGCGCCCACGACGACCACGCGGCCGGTCGGGCCGACGACCGTGCGCACGCCTGAAACCCTAATGACCGGGGCCGGCAGCCGGCCTCCGAGGCCCGCAGACCCGAAAAACCTCTCGCATGGCGATTGGTCCCTCCGACGCCGGGTACGGCCGCGTCTAGTGATGACACCCGAACGAAAGGCTTGGCATTCGGGTCGAATCACTACTAGCGTGCCCCGATATCGGGGTTCCCCGCCGATGGCGTCACTAGAAGACGGCGCACAGCCGAGGGTCCGTCGGCGCCGCAGCGATCGGAGGTCCACGCACGTGCAACCCCCCGCCGACCCCTACCGGTCCTCGGCCGGGCTCGCGACGGCCGCCTCGGGCAGCACGGCGTGCGTCGCCCACGACCCCGCGTGCACCCCGCCCGGTGCCGACGACCCGGCGGCCGACCAACCTCCCAGTAGACAGGCCGGAGTGGCCCACCCGGCGCCGTTCACTCCGGCCGAGATCCTGCAGCAGGCAGGTGCGGAGAACTTCCCGGTCGCACCGTGGTTCCTGCCCCGGACCTATCGCCGGCACCTGACCGCCGTCTACGGCTTCGCCCGCCTCGTCGACGACCTCGGCGACGAGGCCCGCGGCGACCGGGCCGCCTTGCTCGACGCGTTCGAGGCGGACCTGATCCGCGTCTGGGACGCCCAGCCGGAGACCCCGTTGCTGCGGGCGCTGCAGCCCACCGTCCGCGAGTGCGGCCTGTCCCGCGAGCCGTTCCTGCGCCTGGTCGAGGCAAACCGGCGCGACCTCACCGTGCACCGCTACGAGACCTACGACGACCTGCGCGGCTACTGCGCGCTGTCGGCCGACCCCGTGGGCCACATCGTGCTCGAGATCTTCGGTGTTTCCACGCCGTCGCGCATCGCGCTGTCCGACCGCGTGTGCACCGCGTTGCAGATCGTCGAGCACTGCCAGGACGTCGGCGAGGACCGCCGCAACGGCCGCGTCTACCTGCCGCAGGAGGACCTGCGCCGCTTCGGGGTGAGCGACGACGACCTGACCGCCGCCGTCGCCGGGCCGCGGCTGCGTGCCGCCCTGGCCTTCGAGGTCGACCGCGCCGGCGCGCTGCTCGACGAGGGGACCCCGCTGGTCGCGACGCTCACCGGCACCGCCCGGTTGGCCGTCGCCGGATTCGTCGCCGGCGGGCGCGCGG
This window harbors:
- the crtI gene encoding phytoene desaturase family protein, whose amino-acid sequence is MRTVVGPTGRVVVVGAGLGGLSAALRLLGAGREVTILERGEAPGGRAGRLEIDGYRFDTGPTVLTMPGLVADALGCVGERLDDWLELRRLDPAYRAHYPDGSTLDVRASVEETAAEIAQLCGPSEANGFRRFVDFTRRLYDVEMRTFIDRNLDSPLSLLVPDLARLVALGGFRRLAPKVASYLHDPRTRRLFSFQALYAGVSPFEALALYAVISYMDTVEGVWFPAGGIHAVPEALAGAAAKHGADLHFGCAVTQVEVRGGRAVAVHTTDGRRFPADVVVLAGDRPAAVRDLLPAAAERPRRLRHSPSCFLLHVGSSAAYSRIAHHNVHFGRAWRSTFDELIRRRRLPADPSLLVTNPTRTDPSLAPAGRQAYYVLVPVPHLDGQVDWDVIGPRFREEVVGRLGALGYVGFSDAVEVSRAVTPADWQRQGLAAGSPFGAAHTFRQTGPFRPGNLLLDNVVLAGSGTQPGIGVPMVLVSGRLAAERIVGG
- the hpnC gene encoding squalene synthase HpnC → MQPPADPYRSSAGLATAASGSTACVAHDPACTPPGADDPAADQPPSRQAGVAHPAPFTPAEILQQAGAENFPVAPWFLPRTYRRHLTAVYGFARLVDDLGDEARGDRAALLDAFEADLIRVWDAQPETPLLRALQPTVRECGLSREPFLRLVEANRRDLTVHRYETYDDLRGYCALSADPVGHIVLEIFGVSTPSRIALSDRVCTALQIVEHCQDVGEDRRNGRVYLPQEDLRRFGVSDDDLTAAVAGPRLRAALAFEVDRAGALLDEGTPLVATLTGTARLAVAGFVAGGRAAIAAIRRADHEVLSATRSPRKRVVATETLGVLLRHRPARSGA